A region from the Xiphias gladius isolate SHS-SW01 ecotype Sanya breed wild chromosome 20, ASM1685928v1, whole genome shotgun sequence genome encodes:
- the mrrf gene encoding ribosome-recycling factor, mitochondrial: MSNVAFSLQLTSFCKDFKPEVMALNHLSLLRPLLCQALVRQFRSPLVATSRVSVALPPPSTTCYPAACTRFYATKKAKAKAKGQSAKMNINSALVEDIISLDEVKEDMTAVLSALKDDFTRNLSIRTSPGALDHIVVTTQDGKFPLNQLGQISMKSPQLIMVNMSSFPEATTAATHALRESSMNLNPEVDGTIIKVPVPKVTREHRENLAKLAKQFSNKAKDSLRRVRSNAVAQVKKAKEGHSEDTIRLVEKQIQQMADNIAADIDKQLASKTKELLG; this comes from the exons TTATGGCTTTAAATCATCTGAGCCTGCTGCGACCTCTGCTGTGTCAGGCCCTGGTGCGACAGTTCAGGTCTCCCCTCGTGGCCACCTCCAGGGTCAGTGTAGCGCTACCGCCGCCCAGCACCACCTGTTACCCTGCTGCATGCACCAGGTTCTATGCCACCAAGAAGGCAAAAG CAAAGGCAAAGGGCCAGTCAGCTAAGATGAATATTAATTCAGCTCTGGTGGAGGACATCATCAGTCTGGATGAAGTGAAGGAGGACATGACAGCTGTTCTCAGTGCGCTCAAAGATGACTTCACACGCAACCTCAGCATCCGAACCTCTCCAG GAGCTTTGGATCACATTGTGGTGACAACTCAAGATGGAAAGTTCCCTCTCAACCAGCTGGGTCAGATCTCCATGAAATCACCTCAGCTCATTATGGTCAACATGAGCAGCTTCCCTGAG GCTACAACGGCTGCCACCCATGCCCTGAGAGAGAGTAGCATGAACCTAAACCCAGAGGTGGACGGGACAATCATCAAGGTGCCTGTTCCCAA AGTAACACGGGAACACAGAGAGAACCTGGCCAAGCTGGCCAAACAGTTCAGCAACAAGGCTAAAGACTCACTGAGGAGGGTGCGATCTAACGCTGTGGCACAGGTCAAAAAGGCGAAGGAAGGACACTCTGAGGACACCATACGACTCGTAGAAAAACAG ATTCAGCAGATGGCAGACAACATTGCAGCGGACATTGACAAACAGCTCGCAAGCAAGACCAAGGAGCTGTTGGGCTGA
- the si:ch211-241b2.5 gene encoding uncharacterized protein si:ch211-241b2.5, protein MDWSHFVILQVIFQPSLSVLFTVEVEQTMYKSELGGDVVMGCRFQPKPSNPDTDLKVTWHWITSASALEVYQMNKGQEHSISQEFQGRVKLLMEELKEGWAKLQISRLKMNDSGTYQCLVQSGEGADYKTISLSVFAPYKAVTKRIEKAADGDGLLLICQSEGYPESPVVWLGGHVHTYNPNTTAVSTPDQLFKVTSQIRVSSSEKNNYTCNFTNDGHSATFHVPDEIPIPQVKNNAVIVVLSIGMVMGVIITGVLEYRRRKESSPPRNLLANGWGRPVSFACLQINKENEEQRTIFNEDRVQEKLGAFLKAYYSNVSFSTEVRCHLGTFDVEELPHRLQNIEGQAVKLQALIPEAGETLLLEGTAGSGKTTVAHILVSSWTEGPTHALTNLLDLSMIQLLLYVDCSTLKRDLFQEIVTQLSFTEETSTEDELRTVLTRSSEALLLLDGYREGNQVFDESLKRFLSEKGGSRVLVMACPGHCPVLKETVGPRGLLKLQTQTVKY, encoded by the exons ATGGACTGGAgccattttgtaattttacaagTCATATTTCAGCCATCTCTTTCAG TCTTGTTCACTGTTGAGGTAGAGCAAACCATGTACAAGTCAGAGTTGGGAGGAGATGTTGTGATGGGATGCAGATTTCAGCCTAAACCATCAAATCCTGATACCGACCTGAAGGTGACCTGGCACTGGATCACCTCTGCCTCTGCTCTGGAAGTGTACCAGATGAATAAAGGGCAGGAACACTCAATATCTCAGGAATTTCAAGGCCGTGTGAAGCTTCTGATGGAGGAACTGAAGGAAGGCTGGGCCAAGTTACAG ATCTCCAGGCTCAAGATGAATGACTCTGGGACCTATCAGTGTTTGGTGCAGAGCGGAGAAGGAGCTGACTATAAAACAAtaagtttgtctgtttttg CACCTTATAAAGCAGTGACTAAACGCATTGAGAAGGCCGCAGATGGGGATGGATTGCTGCTAATCTGCCAATCTGAGGGATACCCCGAGTCGCCTGTTGTTTGGTTGGGTGGGCACGTGCATACATACAATCCCAACACCACCGCTGTATCAACACCAGACCAACTTTTTAAAGTCACCAGTCAGATACGCGTCAGctcatcagaaaaaaacaactatacATGTAACTTCACAAATGATGGCCACTCTGCAACATTTCATGTTCCAG ATGAAATACCTATTCCACAGGTAAAAAACAATGCCGTCATCGTTGTATTGAGCATAGGAATGGTAATGGGTGTCATTATCACTGGAGTGCTTGAGTATCGACGACGTAAAG aATCCAGCCCTCCCAGGAATCTTCTGGCCAACGGTTGGGGGAGGCCTGTTTCTTTTGCCT GcctacaaataaacaaagaaaatgaggaaCAGAGAACTATTTTTAATGAAG ATCGCGTACAGGAAAAACTGGGGGCGTTTCTGAAAGCCTATTATTCTAACGTCTCCTTCAGCACAGAGGTGAGGTGCCACTTGGGCACTTTCGATGTGGAGGAGCTGCCTCACAGGCTGCAAAACAT tgAGGGCCAGGCTGTTAAACTTCAAGCTTTAATCCCAGAAGCTGGAGAGACACTTCTTCTTGAGGGAACCGCAGGAAGTGGGAAGACAACCGTAGCCCACATCCTGGTCTCTTCTTGGACTGAAGGGCCCACACATGCCCTCACTAATCTCCTCGACCTCAGCATGATTCAGCTTCTCTTATATGTTGACTGCAGCACTCTAAAGCGTGACTTGTTTCAGGAAATAGTGACTCAGCTTTCTTTCACGGAGGAGACATCAACAGAGGATGAACTGAGGACTGTGTTAACCAGGTCCAGCGAGGCTCTGCTGTTGTTGGATGGGTACAGAGAAGGGAACCAAGTTTTTGATGAGTCCCTAAAGAGGTTCCTAAGCGAAAAAGGGGGAAGCAGGGTGCTGGTCATGGCCTGCCCGGGACATTGTCCCGTGCTCAAAGAGACAGTTGGACCAAGAGGGTTGCTGAAGCTccaaacacaaactgtgaaGTACTGA
- the plgrkt gene encoding plasminogen receptor (KT), which produces MGFLLSKSMDANLKKQQEFMLHNSRLQMERQILMQNQMRERQMAMQIAWSREFLNYFGTFFAVATVGLTVGAVKRKKPVLLAPIVPLGFIFAYQMDSAYGTLIYRMRGEAESIMASEHDRLDLPLGTPTFDSIEKARRAKSNLAYFLEK; this is translated from the exons ATGGGGTTTCTACTGTCTAAATCTATGGatgcaaacttaaaaaaacagcaagaatTCATGCTCCACAATTCACGGCTGCAG aTGGAGCGTCAGATCCTGATGCAGAACCAgatgagggagagacagatggcTATGCAGATTGCCTGGTCCAGAGAGTTTCTCAACTACTTTGGCACTTTCTTTGCAGTGGCCACAGTGGGACTTACTGTAGG CGCtgttaaaagaaagaaaccgGTCCTGTTGGCTCCCATCGTTCCTCTTGGCTTCATATTTGCCTACCAGATGGACAGTGCCTATGGGACACTTATTTATCGTATGAGAG GGGAGGCTGAGAGTATCATGGCATCTGAACACGACCGTCTGGACTTGCCTCTTGGGACTCCAACCTTCGATAGCATAGAGAAAGCCCGCCGCGCTAAAAGCAACCTCGCCTACTTCTTGGAGAAGTGA